A genomic window from Blattabacterium cuenoti includes:
- a CDS encoding RpiB/LacA/LacB family sugar-phosphate isomerase: MKIVIGSDHTGIEYKYLIIKYLINKGYKIQDCGLSSYGKIVDYPDFIHPTSQIVEKGKADFGIIICGSGNGAAMTANKYPNIRAALVWKEEIAVLAKKHNNANMISLPARFLKKNELLNIVKIFLQTDFEGGRHKKRIEKIPIKNPQ; the protein is encoded by the coding sequence ATGAAAATAGTCATAGGATCTGATCATACTGGAATAGAATATAAATATTTAATTATTAAATATTTAATAAATAAAGGATATAAAATACAAGATTGTGGATTATCCAGTTATGGAAAAATAGTAGATTATCCTGATTTTATTCATCCTACTTCTCAAATTGTAGAAAAAGGAAAAGCAGATTTTGGAATTATTATTTGTGGAAGTGGGAATGGAGCAGCTATGACTGCCAATAAATATCCAAATATTCGTGCTGCGTTAGTATGGAAGGAAGAAATAGCCGTTTTAGCAAAAAAACATAATAACGCAAATATGATTAGTTTACCTGCACGTTTTTTAAAAAAAAATGAATTATTAAATATAGTAAAAATATTTTTACAAACAGATTTTGAAGGTGGAAGACACAAAAAAAGAATTGAAAAAATTCCAATAAAAAATCCTCAGTAG
- a CDS encoding phosphoglycerate kinase: MNLIEKIKTVNDFNFKNKLALVRVDFNVPINNETFKIIDDTRIKYTLPTIQKIISDNGKVVLLSHFGKPKGKRLKNYSLKFIIPYLSEKLQKPIKFSKYCIGNTVMKNVHELKNGEILLLENIRFYKEEEENNDFFSFQLSKLGDIYINDAFGVSHRLHSSITNTPKFFGQKKGIGLLMKKEIQSLKKILGKGKKPITILLGGAKISSKIEILEYIFNKVDYILIGGGMAYPFIKEKGGNVGDSIIEKNEIFEKKLKKVFLKLKNKTNILFPTDVMIADSFKNSANTKIVSIDSIPNGWRGLDIGPNSIKKFCNIINKSKTILWNGPVGVFEFSNFSIGTKSIIKAIVNVTKHGTFSLVGGGDSLAALKMENCEKKISYLSTGGGAMLESLKNKLIPGLKAIISL; encoded by the coding sequence ATGAATTTAATAGAAAAAATAAAAACGGTAAATGATTTTAATTTTAAAAATAAATTAGCTTTAGTAAGAGTCGATTTTAATGTTCCTATAAATAATGAAACTTTTAAAATTATTGATGATACACGTATTAAATATACACTACCTACTATTCAAAAAATTATTTCTGATAATGGAAAAGTAGTATTACTTTCTCATTTTGGAAAACCTAAAGGTAAACGTTTAAAAAATTATTCATTAAAATTTATAATTCCTTATTTATCTGAAAAATTACAAAAACCCATAAAATTCTCAAAATATTGTATAGGAAATACAGTAATGAAAAATGTTCATGAATTAAAAAATGGTGAAATTTTATTATTAGAAAATATTCGTTTTTATAAAGAAGAAGAAGAAAATAATGATTTTTTTTCTTTTCAATTATCTAAACTTGGAGATATTTATATTAACGATGCGTTTGGAGTTTCTCATCGTTTACACTCTTCTATTACTAATACTCCTAAATTTTTTGGTCAAAAAAAAGGAATTGGTTTACTTATGAAAAAAGAAATTCAATCTTTAAAAAAAATTTTAGGAAAAGGAAAAAAACCTATTACTATATTATTAGGAGGGGCGAAAATATCTTCTAAAATAGAAATATTAGAATATATTTTTAATAAAGTAGATTATATATTAATAGGAGGTGGAATGGCTTATCCTTTTATTAAAGAAAAAGGAGGGAATGTGGGAGATTCAATAATTGAAAAAAATGAAATTTTTGAAAAAAAATTAAAAAAAGTTTTTTTAAAATTAAAAAATAAAACTAATATATTGTTTCCAACAGATGTTATGATAGCTGATTCTTTTAAAAATTCTGCTAATACTAAAATTGTTTCTATTGATTCTATTCCCAATGGATGGAGAGGGTTAGATATAGGTCCTAATTCTATAAAAAAATTTTGTAACATTATTAATAAATCTAAAACTATTCTTTGGAATGGCCCTGTGGGAGTATTTGAATTTTCTAATTTTTCTATAGGAACTAAATCTATTATAAAAGCTATTGTAAATGTTACTAAACATGGAACTTTTTCTTTAGTAGGTGGGGGTGATTCTCTTGCAGCATTAAAAATGGAAAATTGTGAAAAAAAAATTAGTTATTTATCTACAGGTGGAGGAGCGATGTTAGAAAGTTTAAAAAATAAACTTATTCCTGGTTTAAAAGCTATAATTTCATTATAG
- a CDS encoding superoxide dismutase, with protein MSFKLPKLSYSYEDFEPFIDKKTMEIHYTKHHEGYTNNLNKAISNTDMINLSIKEILRRAKMETPIIRNNSGGFYNHNLYWEILIPHLKYSPPSKNFHNIIQKNFESFDLFKEKFYSLSMNCFGSGWAWVCVKNKKLSICSTTNQDNPLMLGIGCEGIPILGLDVWEHAYYLQYQNRRSDYILSFWNIINWKKVEENYQLAIS; from the coding sequence ATGTCATTTAAACTTCCAAAATTATCTTATTCATATGAGGATTTTGAACCTTTTATAGATAAAAAAACTATGGAAATTCATTATACGAAACATCATGAGGGATATACTAATAATTTAAATAAAGCAATTTCTAATACAGATATGATAAATTTATCTATAAAAGAAATTTTAAGAAGAGCTAAAATGGAAACTCCTATTATAAGAAATAATAGTGGTGGTTTTTATAATCATAATTTATATTGGGAAATATTAATTCCTCATTTAAAATATTCCCCTCCTAGTAAAAATTTTCATAATATTATTCAAAAAAATTTTGAATCTTTTGATTTATTTAAAGAAAAATTTTATTCATTATCAATGAATTGTTTTGGTTCTGGATGGGCATGGGTCTGTGTGAAAAATAAAAAATTATCTATTTGTTCTACAACTAATCAAGATAATCCTTTAATGTTAGGAATTGGTTGTGAAGGAATACCTATATTAGGATTAGATGTTTGGGAACATGCTTATTATCTTCAATATCAAAATCGTCGTTCTGATTATATATTATCCTTCTGGAATATTATTAACTGGAAAAAAGTAGAAGAAAATTATCAATTAGCTATATCTTAA
- the folB gene encoding dihydroneopterin aldolase: MGKILLENIKLFGFHGCMPEETFLGSYYTVNLEVELDLYPASISDDLSKTIDYVHLYHIIKEEMAINSKLLEHLAQRIIQRIKKYRIDLIKYTKIKICKENPPLQSSVDRICVVLDD, translated from the coding sequence ATGGGAAAAATTCTTTTAGAGAATATAAAATTATTTGGATTTCATGGATGTATGCCGGAAGAAACTTTTTTAGGATCTTATTATACAGTCAATTTAGAGGTCGAATTAGATCTTTATCCAGCTTCTATTAGTGATGATTTATCAAAAACTATTGATTATGTGCATTTATATCATATTATAAAAGAAGAAATGGCTATTAATTCAAAATTATTAGAACATTTAGCTCAAAGAATAATTCAAAGAATTAAAAAATATAGAATAGATTTAATAAAATATACAAAAATAAAAATTTGTAAAGAAAATCCACCACTACAAAGTAGTGTAGATAGAATCTGTGTAGTTTTAGATGACTAG
- the glmS gene encoding glutamine--fructose-6-phosphate transaminase (isomerizing), with translation MCGIIGYLGNKEAYPILINGLKKLEYRGYDSSGIAIFYQGGYSLYKTKGKVNQLEKKISSLKLHGTTGIGHTRWATHGIPNDINAHPHVSNSQELILIHNGIIENYYAIKIILLDNGFTFKSKTDTEVLVNLIEYIKKKNKLSLEEAVRISLNEIIGAYSIAIVEKSHPERIIIAKLGSPLTLGINKKEFFIASDPIPFINYTNNVLYLKDGEMAILNKNKELDLRKIRNNHKLNPIIKELQINLKKIEKGEYKYFMLKEIYEQPKTILDTLRGRLLITDGLIYIDGFELNKDIFFNAKCITIVGCGTSWHASLIGEYILENIARIPVEVEYASEFRYKNPIVKKKDIIIVISQSGETADTIAALKLAKKKGAFVFGICNVVGSYIARNVDAGVYTHAGPEIGVASTKAFTAQIIILILLALKIGKHKSTITDDFYKKLCTELNYISDKISLTLKTDKYIKNISKIYHKVNNFIYLGRGINFPVALEGALKLKEISYIHAEGYPAAEMKHGPIALIDEKIPVVVLATKKKLYEKIIVNIQEIKARNGKIIAIVNEGDIQVSMLADHVIYVPETYDELSPLITIIPLQLLAYQIAFIRGENVDQPRNLAKSVTVE, from the coding sequence ATGTGTGGTATTATTGGTTATTTAGGAAATAAAGAAGCTTATCCTATTCTTATTAATGGATTAAAAAAATTAGAATATCGTGGGTATGATAGTTCTGGTATAGCTATTTTTTATCAAGGAGGATATAGTCTATATAAAACTAAAGGAAAAGTAAATCAATTAGAAAAAAAAATTTCTTCTTTAAAACTTCATGGAACTACGGGAATAGGACATACTAGATGGGCTACACATGGAATTCCAAATGATATTAATGCGCATCCTCATGTTTCTAATTCTCAAGAACTTATTTTAATTCATAATGGAATTATAGAGAATTATTATGCTATAAAAATTATTTTATTAGATAATGGTTTTACTTTTAAAAGTAAAACAGATACAGAAGTTCTTGTAAATTTAATTGAGTATATAAAAAAAAAAAATAAATTATCTTTAGAAGAAGCCGTTAGAATTTCTTTAAATGAAATTATTGGTGCATATTCGATAGCTATAGTAGAAAAATCACATCCGGAAAGAATTATAATTGCCAAATTAGGAAGTCCTTTAACTTTAGGAATTAATAAAAAAGAATTTTTTATTGCATCGGATCCTATTCCTTTTATTAATTATACTAATAATGTTCTTTATTTAAAGGATGGAGAAATGGCAATCTTAAATAAAAATAAAGAATTAGATCTTCGTAAGATACGAAATAATCATAAATTGAATCCAATTATTAAAGAACTTCAAATTAATCTTAAAAAAATTGAAAAAGGAGAGTATAAATATTTTATGTTAAAAGAAATTTATGAACAACCAAAAACAATTTTAGATACTTTAAGAGGTCGATTATTAATTACTGATGGATTAATTTATATAGATGGATTTGAATTAAATAAAGATATTTTTTTTAATGCTAAATGTATTACTATAGTAGGATGTGGAACTTCTTGGCATGCTAGTTTAATTGGAGAATATATATTAGAAAATATAGCCAGAATTCCAGTAGAAGTAGAATATGCTTCAGAATTTAGATATAAAAATCCTATTGTAAAAAAAAAAGATATTATTATTGTAATTTCTCAATCAGGAGAAACTGCAGATACTATAGCTGCTTTAAAATTAGCAAAAAAAAAAGGAGCATTTGTTTTTGGTATTTGCAATGTGGTAGGATCTTATATAGCAAGAAACGTAGATGCAGGAGTGTATACACATGCAGGTCCTGAAATTGGAGTTGCTTCTACAAAAGCTTTTACTGCACAAATTATAATTTTAATTTTATTAGCTTTAAAAATAGGAAAACATAAATCTACTATTACAGATGATTTTTATAAAAAATTATGTACAGAATTGAATTACATTTCAGATAAAATTAGTTTAACATTAAAAACGGACAAATATATTAAAAATATATCTAAAATTTATCATAAAGTTAATAATTTTATTTATTTAGGTAGAGGAATTAATTTTCCAGTAGCTTTAGAAGGAGCGTTAAAACTAAAAGAAATATCTTATATTCATGCTGAAGGATATCCTGCTGCGGAAATGAAACATGGCCCTATTGCTTTAATAGATGAAAAAATACCTGTAGTAGTTCTTGCTACAAAAAAAAAATTGTATGAAAAAATTATAGTCAATATTCAAGAAATTAAAGCTAGAAATGGGAAAATTATAGCTATAGTTAATGAAGGAGATATACAAGTAAGTATGTTAGCAGATCACGTTATATATGTTCCAGAAACTTATGATGAACTTAGTCCATTAATTACAATAATACCACTTCAACTTTTAGCTTATCAAATAGCTTTTATACGAGGAGAAAATGTAGATCAACCAAGAAATTTAGCAAAATCAGTAACAGTAGAATAA
- a CDS encoding glycogen/starch synthase, translating into MTGRRILYITSDLFPFSSENTISLSVLKATKFMQTIGNDVRIFMPRFGIINERRHQLHEVIRLSGMNLMINKIDQPLLIKVASIPDARLQVYFIDNEEYFKRKAIYEDKNGNFFNDNDERTLFFTKGVLETVKKLNWKPDIIHLYGWISSFIPLYIKKFYQNDPIYKNLKIVVSIYNKPFKGKLNKNIIQKIKLDGILSKKLDILENTNYFNLIKLCMYFSDAIIKGDSIFPQEIEDYINKNKFLVLKYCPLDKIETVYKQFYKETVLEKINE; encoded by the coding sequence ATGACAGGTCGACGTATATTATATATTACTTCAGATTTATTTCCTTTCTCTTCAGAGAATACTATTTCTTTATCTGTATTAAAAGCTACTAAATTTATGCAAACTATAGGAAATGATGTGCGTATATTTATGCCTCGTTTCGGTATAATAAATGAAAGAAGACATCAATTGCATGAAGTGATTAGATTATCAGGAATGAATTTAATGATTAATAAAATAGATCAACCTTTATTAATTAAAGTTGCATCTATTCCTGATGCTAGATTACAAGTCTATTTTATAGATAATGAAGAATATTTTAAAAGAAAGGCAATATATGAAGATAAAAATGGAAATTTTTTTAATGATAATGATGAAAGAACCTTATTTTTTACAAAAGGAGTTTTAGAAACTGTAAAAAAATTAAATTGGAAACCAGATATAATTCATTTATATGGGTGGATTAGTTCTTTCATTCCATTATATATTAAAAAATTTTATCAAAATGATCCTATTTATAAAAATTTAAAAATAGTTGTATCTATATATAATAAACCTTTTAAAGGAAAATTAAATAAAAATATTATTCAAAAAATAAAATTAGATGGAATTTTATCTAAAAAATTAGATATATTAGAAAATACAAATTATTTTAATTTAATTAAATTATGTATGTATTTTTCAGATGCTATTATTAAAGGAGATTCTATTTTTCCTCAAGAAATAGAAGATTATATAAATAAAAATAAATTTTTGGTATTAAAATATTGTCCTTTAGATAAAATAGAAACTGTTTATAAACAATTTTATAAAGAAACTGTTTTAGAAAAAATTAATGAATAA
- the rnr gene encoding ribonuclease R, whose protein sequence is MKLENKKKKNFFKKKKIIGFINITHNGYAFVNVNGFKKDIFIPKNKTNRSLEGDLVQIKLLKKSGKKIKGEIIKIIKRKKKKFIGILKIKSNYKYGSVIFPKKTIHVDIYIPKNKLKGFRHNEKVLVKIIKWPKNLKNPLGEIIKVFGLSGEYQTEIFSLLEEYGISYKFSKEVEKETKEIFLKKNFDTSFRKDCRKINTFTIDPIDAKDFDDAISIKKLNNNIWEIGIHIADVTHYVKEGSFLDKEAYTRGTSIYLEEKVIPMLPHKLSNNICSLLPEKDKLSFSSIFNFNKKGKILKSWFGKTIIRSNRRFTYEEVQDIIDKKKGDFYEDISTLLFFSKILTKNRLKNGALSLERLEVKFNLDEKKNPIKLFFKKNNDAHHLIEEFMLLTNRKISEFVSLNLDKKPYQRIYIYRVHDKPDFKKIIDLNKIIKPLGYSLDKENFKKSINFLLKNIHKKPEKNFIENLILRVMSKAKYSTKNIGHYGLSFIYYTHFTSPIRRYSDIIAHRLLNNYLLFNKYNKSKKLKEFYEKQSQYCSYKERLSIDIEREFSKFLQVKYIKKYIGQKFDGIITGFTDWGIYIDLFLFQIEGMIRLRDIQEDIYILQSKNSIIGKKKRKIYYLGDQVKVKLIDVNIEKKQITLNFLN, encoded by the coding sequence ATGAAATTAGAAAATAAAAAAAAGAAAAATTTTTTTAAAAAAAAAAAAATTATTGGGTTTATTAATATTACTCATAATGGATATGCATTTGTTAATGTAAATGGATTTAAAAAAGACATTTTTATTCCTAAAAATAAAACTAATAGATCATTAGAAGGAGATTTAGTTCAAATAAAATTATTAAAAAAATCAGGAAAAAAAATCAAAGGAGAAATTATAAAAATTATTAAAAGAAAAAAAAAAAAATTTATTGGAATATTAAAAATTAAATCTAATTATAAATATGGATCTGTAATTTTTCCTAAAAAAACTATTCATGTCGATATTTATATTCCTAAAAATAAATTAAAAGGATTTCGTCATAATGAAAAAGTTTTAGTAAAAATCATAAAATGGCCTAAAAATTTAAAAAATCCTTTAGGAGAAATTATAAAAGTATTTGGATTATCTGGAGAATATCAAACAGAAATATTTTCTTTATTAGAAGAATATGGAATTTCATATAAATTTTCTAAAGAAGTAGAAAAAGAAACAAAAGAAATTTTTTTAAAAAAAAATTTCGATACCTCTTTTAGAAAAGATTGTAGAAAAATTAATACTTTTACAATAGATCCTATTGATGCTAAAGATTTTGATGATGCCATTTCTATTAAAAAATTAAATAATAATATATGGGAAATAGGAATACATATTGCTGATGTTACTCATTATGTAAAAGAAGGAAGTTTTTTAGATAAAGAAGCATATACAAGAGGTACTTCTATTTATTTAGAAGAAAAAGTAATACCTATGTTACCACATAAATTATCTAATAATATTTGTTCTTTACTTCCAGAAAAAGACAAATTAAGTTTTTCCTCTATTTTTAATTTTAATAAAAAAGGAAAAATATTGAAAAGTTGGTTTGGAAAAACTATTATACGGTCTAATAGAAGATTTACATATGAAGAAGTACAAGATATAATAGATAAAAAAAAAGGAGATTTTTATGAAGATATTTCTACGTTATTATTTTTTTCTAAAATTTTAACTAAAAATAGATTAAAAAATGGAGCTCTTTCTTTAGAAAGATTAGAAGTAAAATTTAATTTAGATGAAAAAAAAAATCCAATTAAATTATTTTTTAAAAAAAATAATGATGCTCATCATCTAATAGAAGAATTTATGTTATTAACAAATAGAAAAATTTCAGAATTTGTAAGTTTAAATTTAGATAAAAAACCTTATCAAAGAATATATATTTATAGAGTACATGATAAACCAGATTTTAAAAAAATTATAGATTTAAATAAAATAATAAAACCTTTAGGTTATTCTTTAGATAAAGAAAATTTTAAAAAATCTATTAATTTTCTATTAAAAAATATTCATAAAAAACCAGAAAAAAACTTTATTGAAAATTTAATTCTTCGTGTTATGAGTAAAGCTAAATATTCTACCAAAAATATCGGACATTATGGTTTATCCTTTATATATTATACTCATTTTACTTCTCCTATAAGACGATATTCAGATATTATTGCTCATCGTTTATTAAATAATTATTTATTATTTAATAAATATAATAAATCTAAAAAATTAAAAGAATTTTATGAAAAACAATCTCAATATTGTAGTTATAAAGAACGTTTATCCATAGATATAGAAAGAGAATTTTCAAAATTTTTACAAGTTAAATATATAAAAAAATATATAGGACAAAAATTTGATGGAATTATTACAGGTTTTACAGATTGGGGTATCTATATTGATTTATTTTTATTTCAAATAGAAGGAATGATTCGACTACGTGATATTCAAGAAGATATTTATATTTTACAATCAAAAAATAGTATTATAGGAAAAAAAAAAAGAAAAATTTATTATTTAGGGGATCAAGTCAAAGTTAAATTAATTGATGTCAATATAGAAAAAAAACAAATTACTCTTAATTTTTTAAATTAA
- the coaD gene encoding pantetheine-phosphate adenylyltransferase translates to MKKKIAVFPGSFDPITLGHYDIILRSLKLFDKIIVAIGNNYKKKYMFSIKKRKEWIKKTFIDFSQIEIDFFQGLTISFCKKKNANFLLRGLRNQLDFEFEKNIYYVNNKLDKNNFIETIFIFSSYEKSYISSCIVRDIIKNGGDYTLFVPHSVRI, encoded by the coding sequence ATGAAAAAAAAAATAGCTGTATTTCCTGGGTCTTTTGATCCAATAACTTTAGGTCATTATGATATTATTCTTAGATCTTTAAAATTATTTGATAAAATTATTGTAGCTATTGGAAATAATTATAAAAAAAAATATATGTTTTCTATTAAAAAAAGGAAAGAGTGGATAAAAAAAACTTTTATAGATTTTTCTCAAATAGAAATTGATTTTTTTCAAGGATTAACTATTTCTTTTTGTAAAAAAAAAAATGCAAATTTTTTATTAAGAGGACTTAGAAATCAATTAGATTTTGAATTTGAAAAAAATATATATTATGTTAATAATAAATTAGATAAAAATAATTTTATTGAAACAATTTTTATTTTTTCTTCTTATGAAAAATCTTATATTAGTTCATGTATAGTTAGAGATATTATCAAAAATGGAGGAGATTATACTTTATTTGTCCCTCACTCTGTAAGAATTTAA
- a CDS encoding PSP1 domain-containing protein, translating to MEKLCSNCSKINQCYNKHKKCNKLNVIDWLSHIPYPFFFNKNELVEVQFKNDRKEFFYNKKKINLNKGDFVTVESSYKIGYDIGIVTLTGRLVTLQIRNIKKPFDYLKIKNIYRKSTDKEISLCNFFKKKEHKSLIKAKKIVKKLNLTMKIFDVEYQANGDKATFYYTAENRIDFRKLIKELALTFHIRIEMRQIGYRQEAAKIGGIGSCGRELCCSTWLKNFKSVNTNSARYQQLSINIDKLTGQCNKLKCCLNYELDTYLSYIKNFPDFNSKIDTEKGIAKCMKIDVFKQQMWFSYIKSPNTWYNIEIKKIKEILKKNKTSVSLEKLSKNKIIHKTELTFKD from the coding sequence ATGGAAAAATTATGTTCGAATTGTTCAAAAATAAATCAATGTTATAATAAACATAAAAAATGTAATAAACTTAATGTAATAGATTGGTTATCTCATATACCATATCCTTTTTTTTTCAACAAAAATGAATTGGTTGAAGTCCAATTTAAAAATGATAGAAAAGAATTTTTTTATAATAAAAAAAAAATTAACCTCAATAAAGGAGATTTTGTAACTGTTGAATCTTCATATAAGATAGGATATGATATAGGAATAGTAACTTTAACTGGAAGGTTAGTAACCTTACAAATACGAAATATTAAAAAACCATTTGATTATTTAAAAATTAAAAATATATATAGAAAATCTACTGATAAAGAAATTTCTTTATGTAATTTTTTTAAAAAAAAAGAACATAAAAGTCTTATAAAAGCTAAAAAAATTGTAAAAAAATTGAATCTTACTATGAAAATTTTTGATGTAGAATATCAAGCGAATGGAGATAAAGCAACTTTTTATTATACAGCTGAAAATAGAATTGATTTTAGAAAATTAATTAAAGAATTAGCTTTAACTTTTCATATCCGTATAGAAATGCGTCAAATTGGATATAGACAAGAAGCCGCAAAAATTGGAGGAATAGGTTCTTGTGGGCGAGAACTTTGTTGTTCTACTTGGTTAAAAAATTTTAAAAGTGTGAATACTAATTCAGCTAGATATCAACAACTTTCTATCAATATAGATAAATTAACTGGACAATGTAATAAATTAAAATGTTGTTTAAATTATGAATTAGATACTTATTTATCTTATATAAAAAATTTTCCAGATTTTAATAGTAAAATTGATACAGAAAAAGGAATAGCAAAATGTATGAAAATTGATGTATTTAAACAACAAATGTGGTTTTCTTATATTAAAAGCCCTAATACTTGGTATAATATAGAAATAAAAAAAATTAAAGAAATTTTAAAAAAAAATAAAACATCTGTTTCCTTAGAAAAATTATCAAAAAATAAAATTATTCATAAAACAGAATTAACATTTAAAGATTAA